A window from Zingiber officinale cultivar Zhangliang chromosome 7A, Zo_v1.1, whole genome shotgun sequence encodes these proteins:
- the LOC122001763 gene encoding la protein 1-like: MAAATPLDEAKAKNVLRQVEFYFSDSNLPRDKFLKQSVQENEDGLVSLSLICSFTRMKNHLGLDAALKPENIPEEIVLAVADVLRSSTSLRISEDGKRVGRSTNLVAPEEILELVDSKTVAASPLPYDVKIEDIHSFFAQCGKVNSVRLPRHVFDKRHICGTALIEFSEEVDATKILQEKLVFAGAELELQPKKDFDLQREKKRGEAEKFYNRSSSDESYPKGLIIAFKLKKKQDDKPLEQNTENKVNENKGGSTSEEVEDTGNEENKEKGEEAGKLSDVNIKNDEDMTECLSEKIEEEATDEVKHDTEDKEDKSLPVDKSKNTNDGSIVTREDIKQLLEKFGTVKFVDFRMGEELGYVRFEDPESATKARAAAVLVEGGFIVKDYVATLEALTGDAEKEYWNLLRGNQEKRKENKSNRGRGGRFNRGGRGHGGKRPHHTNPGEKHPNKAQKIEA, translated from the exons ATGGCGGCGGCAACCCCTTTGGACGAGGCCAAGGCGAAGAACGTGCTACGGCAG GTGGAGTTCTATTTCAGCGACAGCAACTTGCCCCGCGACAAGTTTCTTAAGCAATCGGTGCAGGAGAATGAGGATGGAC TGGTGAGCTTGTCATTAATATGCTCATTCACTCGTATGAAAAACCATCTGGGCTTGGATGCGGCGCTGAAGCCCGAAAATATCCCAGAGGAGATAGTGCTAGCGGTGGCGGATGTTCTAAGGAGCTCAACATCCCTTCGAATCTCAGAAGACG GAAAGAGAGTTGGAAGGAGTACTAACCTTGTGGCACCTGAAGAAATTCTAGAGCTTGTGGATTCAAAGACTGTTGCTGCATCGCCATTGCCTTATGATGTTAAGATAGAAGACATCCATTCCTTCTTTGCTCAGTGTGGAAAG GTAAATAGTGTTAGGCTTCCTCGTCATGTTTTTGACAAAAGACACATCTGTGGCACTGCTTTGATTGAATTTTCAGAAGAAGTGGACGCAACTAAAATTTTACAGGAGAAACTTGTTTTTGCTGGAGCGGAGTTAGAATTACAACCTAA AAAGGATTTTGATCTTCaaagagagaagaagagaggagaagcTGAAAAGTTTTATAACAGAAGTTCATCAGATGAAAG CTATCCAAAAGGGTTAATTATTGCATTTAAGTTGAAGAAAAAGCAAGACGATAAACCTCTTGAACAGAATACTGAAAACAAAGTTAATGAGAATAAAGGAGGCTCCACCAGTGAAGAGGTTGAAGACACAGGGAATGAGGAGAATAAAGAGAAGGGAGAAGAGGCTGGCAAGTTGTCCGATGTTAACATAAAAAATGATGAAGATATGACTGAATGTCTCTCAGAGAAAATTGAAGAAGAGGCTACCGATGAGGTTAAACATGACACTGAAGATAAGGAAGATAAATCTCTGCCAGTGGATAAAAGCAAGAACACGAATGATGGTAGTATAGTGACAAGGGAGGACATTAAACAACTTCTCGAGAAATTTGGTACTGTTAAG TTTGTTGATTTCAGAATGGGTGAGGAATTGGGATATGTTCGTTTCGAGGACCCTGAATCTGCTACGAAAGCTCGTGCTGCAGCAGTCCTTGTTGAAGGTGGCTTCATCGTGAAGGATTATGTTGCTACTCTGGAAGCATTGACTG GTGATGCAGAGAAGGAATACTGGAATCTGCTCCGCGGTAATCAGGAGAAGCGtaaagaaaacaaatcaaacaGAGGAAG GGGTGGTAGATTTAATAGGGGAGGAAGAGGGCACGGCGGCAAGCGCCCTCACCACACAAATCCTGGTGAAAAGCATCCTAATAAAGCTCAGAAAATTGAGGCTTGA